A region from the Gossypium hirsutum isolate 1008001.06 chromosome A08, Gossypium_hirsutum_v2.1, whole genome shotgun sequence genome encodes:
- the LOC107909188 gene encoding UDP-glucuronate 4-epimerase 1, with protein sequence MPSLEDELFPSTPGKFKIDRGHNINRQFHRCFASTSTMFIWALFLIALTASYLSFQSFVDSGNRYFTASWGGIQWEKQIRNSAKTNRPGGMSVLVTGAAGFIGSHVSLALKKRGDGVVGLDNFNNYYDPSLKKARQSLLHSQAILVVEGDLNDVKLMAKLFDLVAFTHVMHLAAQAGVRYAMENPSSYVHSNIAGLVTLLETCKSANPQPAIVWASSSSVYGLNDKVPFSELDRTDQPASLYAATKKAGEEITHTYNHIYGLAITGLRFFTVYGPWGRPDMAYFSFTRNILQGKTITIYRGKNKADLARDFTYIDDIVKGCLGSLDTSGRSTGSGGKKRGPAPYRNFNLGNTTPVKVPTLVNILEKHLRVKAKRKIVEMPGNGDVPYTHANISLARREFGYKPTTDLQTGLKKFVRWYLSYYGYNRKDVW encoded by the coding sequence ATGCCGTCCCTGGAAGATGAACTGTTCCCATCGACACCAGGGAAATTTAAAATCGATAGAGGCCATAATATTAACCGTCAATTCCACCGTTGTTTCGCTTCAACCAGCACCATGTTTATATGGGCACTTTTCTTAATCGCTTTAACGGCGTCGTATTTAAGTTTCCAAAGCTTCGTCGATTCCGGTAACCGGTATTTCACCGCTTCATGGGGTGGAATCCAATGGGAGAAACAAATCCGTAACTCCGCTAAAACTAATCGTCCCGGTGGAATGTCGGTACTGGTGACCGGCGCCGCCGGTTTCATCGGTTCCCATGTTTCACTCGCTTTGAAAAAACGCGGcgacggcgtcgttgggcttgataattttaataactattatGACCCTTCGTTGAAGAAAGCAAGGCAATCATTGTTACATAGCCAAGCCATTTTAGTCGTTGAAGGTGACTTAAACGACGTTAAGCTGATGGCTAAGCTTTTCGACTTGGTGGCTTTTACTCACGTTATGCATTTAGCGGCTCAAGCCGGTGTAAGGTACGCCATGGAAAATCCTAGCTCTTACGTTCATAGTAATATAGCCGGTCTTGTTACCCTTCTTGAAACTTGTAAGTCGGCTAATCCCCAGCCGGCTATTGTTTGGGCTTCTTCCAGCTCCGTTTACGGCTTAAACGATAAAGTTCCTTTCTCCGAATTAGACCGGACTGACCAGCCGGCTAGCTTATACGCCGCCACTAAAAAAGCCGGTGAAGAAATTACACATACTTATAACCATATTTACGGTTTAGCAATAACCGGGTTAAGATTCTTTACCGTTTATGGTCCATGGGGAAGACCCGATATGGCGTATTTCTCGTTCACAAGAAATATATTACAAGGGAAAACAATCACGATATATCGTGGGAAAAACAAAGCGGATTTAGCACGAGATTTTACATATATTGATGATATCGTGAAAGGTTGTTTAGGATCGTTGGATACATCCGGGAGAAGTACCGGGTCGGGTGGTAAAAAAAGGGGACCCGCCCCGTATAGGAATTTTAATTTGGGTAATACGACGCCGGTTAAGGTTCCGACGTTGGTGAATATACTGGAGAAACATTTGAGGGTTAAAGCGAAAAGGAAGATTGTGGAAATGCCTGGAAACGGCGACGTTCCGTACACACATGCGAATATTAGTTTGGCCCGAAGAGAATTCGGGTATAAACCGACAACCGATTTGCAAACCGGGTTGAAAAAATTTGTTAGATGGTATTTATCTTATTATGGTTATAATCGTAAAGAtgtttggtaa
- the LOC107908208 gene encoding tetraspanin-15 translates to MAEEPNNTPPPPPETEPTPDPENNTQTKQDKGSKKNMFKDLKVKHVTGILSLVSFVFSLPILASVTWLLYMKSYDCEWLFKLPRLQIGISVGLILVFLVCNGALFLRARWPMVAIIVVTVPLTLMFTVGLALLGSNSLESRRVPATPLWFKMKVDDDGLWNNLKGCIYDVHVCQDLAASSMPLKPSDFNKKKLSYVESGCCKPPEECHMRYVNATFWEKDDTPETDPSVNADCNAWKNDRDVLCYDCQSCKQGYVKALKSKWSKLGVFLVSMAVFLIACHMALFLATMWEIHCT, encoded by the exons ATGGCGGAAGAACCAAACAacacaccaccaccaccaccagaaACTGAACCAACACCCGACCCCGAAAACAACACCCAAACCAAACAAGACAAAGGTTCAAAGAAGAACATGTTCAAAGACCTCAAAGTGAAACATGTTACAGGGATATTATCATTGGTATCCTTTGTGTTTTCACTTCCGATTCTTGCTTCTGTCACTTGGTTGCTATATATGAAAAGTTATGACTGTGAGTGGTTGTTTAAGTTGCCGAGGTTACAGATTGGGATCAGTGTTGGGTTGATTTTAGTGTTCTTGGTTTGTAATGGGGCGTTGTTTCTACGGGCACGGTGGCCGATGGTGGCGATTATTGTTGTGACGGTGCCGTTGACGTTGATGTTTACTGTTGGACTGGCATTGCTTGGTTCTAATAGTTTGGAATCGAGGAGGGTACCGGCGACGCCGTTGTGGTTTAAGATGAAGGTTGATGATGATGGGCTTTGGAATAATCTTAAAGGGTGTATTTATGATGTTCATGTGTGTCAAGATTTGGCTGCTTCGTCGATGCCATTGAAACCGAGTGATTTCAATAAGAAGAAATTATCATACGTTGAG TCCGGATGTTGCAAACCACCAGAAGAGTGCCACATGCGGTACGTAAACGCCACTTTCTGGGAAAAAGACGATACACCGGAAACCGATCCGTCGGTAAACGCCGACTGTAATGCATGGAAGAACGACAGGGACGTATTGTGTTACGATTGCCAAAGCTGTAAACAAGGTTACGTCAAGGCATTGAAAAGCAAATGGTCCAAACTTGGCGTGTTCTTGGTTTCCATGGCGGTGTTTCTCATAGCTTGTCATATGGCTCTGTTCTTGGCTACCATGTGGGAGATCCACTGTACATGA